Proteins encoded within one genomic window of Variovorax sp. OAS795:
- a CDS encoding ferritin-like domain-containing protein, whose protein sequence is MAVHEAAHWKIEDLDFLRIARTEVRQDESLFYLVASASFIESGSDLYTQNLVDFFHGDAEVTAWLTRHWEAEELQHGRALRAYVSHVWPEFDWETAYRGFLAEYATYCKVELLSPTRGLELAARCVVETGTASYYRALARATAEPVLRDLASRIAADEVSHYKHFLRFFRRYRQEESLGRLRVLRTIGRRTLELKSEDADCAVRHVVRTRCPERAGDAAYIQQLSARINGTVRTNLSPGATLKMLMRPLELPARVETVIQYPIRQFMEHVFLR, encoded by the coding sequence ATGGCAGTTCACGAAGCGGCACACTGGAAGATCGAAGACCTGGACTTTTTGCGCATTGCGCGCACGGAGGTCCGCCAGGATGAAAGTCTGTTCTACCTGGTTGCCTCCGCCTCGTTCATCGAAAGCGGATCGGACCTGTACACCCAGAACCTCGTCGACTTCTTCCACGGCGACGCCGAAGTCACCGCCTGGCTGACCCGCCACTGGGAAGCCGAGGAGCTGCAGCACGGCCGGGCCTTGCGCGCCTATGTGTCCCATGTGTGGCCCGAATTCGACTGGGAGACCGCCTACCGCGGCTTCCTCGCGGAATACGCCACCTACTGCAAGGTGGAACTGCTCTCGCCCACGCGCGGGCTCGAGTTGGCAGCGCGCTGCGTGGTCGAGACCGGCACCGCCAGCTACTATCGGGCGTTGGCACGCGCGACGGCCGAGCCGGTGCTGCGCGACCTGGCGAGCCGCATCGCGGCGGACGAGGTCAGCCACTACAAGCACTTCTTGCGTTTCTTCCGCCGCTATCGGCAAGAGGAAAGCCTGGGCCGCCTTCGCGTACTGCGCACCATCGGCCGGCGCACGCTGGAGCTCAAGAGCGAGGATGCCGACTGTGCCGTGCGCCACGTCGTGCGTACCCGGTGCCCCGAGCGGGCCGGGGACGCCGCCTATATCCAGCAATTGAGCGCGCGCATCAATGGCACGGTGCGCACCAACCTGAGCCCCGGGGCCACGCTCAAGATGCTCATGCGGCCGCTGGAACTGCCGGCCCGGGTTGAAACGGTGATCCAATATCCGATCAGGCAATTCATGGAGCATGTTTTCTTGCGCTGA
- a CDS encoding acyltransferase, translating to MQKNGSRLEQLTSLRFFAALAIVFQHLRGEMGVPDVDIGLGQGVSFFFVLSGFILAYVYPHLPDRKAIASFWRARIARIWPAHFASFLLGWWLLDYKIVPATAIANLALVQAWVPSWNFFLSYNAVAWSISTEFFFYLCFPFLLHRWSATWRAKLAGAALLLLVLVWACGALALPVVTPTNLNAFEPTQLGVLYISPLSRLLEFIVGMAAAQLFQTRKYTTGRRMGTAIEIGVLLLCLLNVIASHYALEAIDAMFPDAPINQWIGPSSSFLSFAALIYVMAHGHGRVSAFLEQRPLVLLGEISFSMYLVHQILILYFSNNKGSFARVGGQLDLVVFFGVLLLLSYLMWRCIELPARAVLTGSAGSVRLDFKRLLGPASAALLLWITVATVFTRSGGANFISERDASLMTHAPIAPHSGSVFGGRFELRGLDVRCLPDGIELDFAWQSRMDQPFGYMNALHLVDASGAILAQQDYGQPTRTAMVKAGQIWRDRVFLPASKLQQSTTSIALAVYRGADLLAIDKGNTDWGGRRLVIPLPECQSPLN from the coding sequence ATGCAGAAAAATGGTTCACGCCTCGAGCAACTGACGTCGCTGCGCTTTTTTGCCGCCCTGGCGATCGTCTTTCAGCATTTGCGCGGCGAAATGGGAGTGCCGGACGTAGATATCGGGTTGGGCCAGGGCGTCTCGTTCTTCTTTGTCCTGTCCGGATTCATCCTTGCGTACGTGTACCCGCACCTGCCGGACCGCAAGGCAATTGCGAGTTTCTGGCGCGCCCGCATCGCCCGGATCTGGCCGGCCCACTTTGCCAGTTTCCTGCTGGGATGGTGGCTGCTCGACTACAAGATCGTGCCGGCCACAGCCATTGCGAATCTGGCGCTTGTGCAGGCATGGGTGCCATCCTGGAATTTCTTTCTCTCCTACAACGCTGTTGCCTGGAGTATCTCGACAGAGTTTTTCTTCTATCTCTGCTTCCCCTTTTTGCTGCACCGTTGGAGCGCAACCTGGCGCGCCAAGCTGGCGGGCGCTGCCCTGTTGTTGCTTGTGCTGGTATGGGCGTGCGGCGCCTTGGCTCTCCCTGTAGTGACACCCACGAATCTCAATGCGTTCGAGCCCACGCAGCTCGGTGTTCTCTACATCAGTCCGCTCAGCCGACTGCTCGAGTTCATCGTCGGGATGGCCGCGGCGCAGCTATTCCAGACCAGGAAATACACGACAGGCAGGCGCATGGGCACTGCGATTGAAATCGGGGTGCTGCTGCTTTGTTTGCTGAATGTCATTGCTTCACACTATGCGCTTGAGGCGATCGACGCCATGTTTCCCGACGCTCCGATCAATCAGTGGATTGGGCCCAGTTCGTCCTTCTTGTCCTTCGCCGCGCTGATCTACGTGATGGCACACGGCCATGGCCGCGTTTCGGCGTTTCTTGAACAGCGCCCACTGGTTCTTCTCGGCGAGATCAGCTTCTCCATGTACCTGGTTCACCAGATTCTGATCTTGTACTTTTCGAACAACAAGGGAAGCTTTGCGCGCGTTGGCGGACAGCTGGATCTTGTCGTGTTCTTCGGGGTGCTACTTCTTCTGTCTTACCTGATGTGGCGATGCATCGAGCTTCCTGCCCGCGCAGTGCTGACCGGCTCGGCGGGTTCTGTCAGGCTCGACTTCAAAAGATTGCTCGGCCCGGCCTCCGCCGCCCTCCTGCTGTGGATCACGGTGGCAACCGTATTCACACGGTCCGGCGGCGCCAACTTCATCAGCGAGCGAGATGCTTCTTTGATGACGCACGCGCCGATCGCCCCGCACTCCGGCTCCGTGTTCGGCGGCCGATTCGAATTGCGGGGCCTCGATGTGCGATGCCTTCCGGATGGCATCGAACTCGACTTTGCATGGCAAAGCAGGATGGACCAGCCCTTCGGCTACATGAATGCGCTGCACCTGGTCGACGCCAGCGGCGCGATCCTTGCGCAACAGGACTATGGCCAGCCTACGCGGACAGCGATGGTGAAAGCGGGCCAGATCTGGAGGGACCGGGTTTTTCTTCCAGCAAGCAAGCTGCAGCAGTCGACGACGTCGATCGCGCTCGCCGTGTATCGCGGAGCCGACCTTCTTGCCATCGACAAGGGGAACACGGACTGGGGAGGCAGGCGACTTGTCATTCCGCTGCCGGAGTGCCAGTCTCCGTTGAACTAG
- a CDS encoding SOS response-associated peptidase family protein codes for MCTRYISPEEREMEAFWKVDRRSGRRENWDHLLTVFPLSLASFIRRADGVEYARELAVGQWGLIPPWSKTNVPVTARGTRLSTVNARIEGMEKSPAYKDAWALGKRCIIPAASFDEPNWETGKNVWWRFRRADGAPWGLAGLWRTWTDSDSGEVWDSYTMLTINADGHPLMGRMHKPDPKVAPDKQDKRSVIPLEAYEVDPWLDGTVDEARKLLKLAPVETFDAQPVLPEGTEPGALGREIAAD; via the coding sequence ATGTGCACCCGCTACATCAGCCCGGAAGAACGCGAGATGGAAGCCTTCTGGAAGGTCGACCGAAGGTCCGGTCGACGCGAGAATTGGGACCACTTGCTGACAGTGTTTCCGCTGTCGCTGGCCAGCTTCATCCGGCGTGCAGATGGCGTGGAATACGCACGCGAGCTGGCGGTGGGGCAGTGGGGGCTGATCCCGCCCTGGTCGAAGACGAACGTGCCAGTGACCGCGCGCGGAACGCGCCTGAGCACGGTCAACGCGCGCATCGAGGGCATGGAAAAGTCGCCGGCCTACAAGGATGCCTGGGCGCTCGGCAAGCGCTGCATCATCCCGGCCGCCAGCTTCGACGAGCCGAACTGGGAGACCGGCAAGAACGTCTGGTGGCGGTTTCGCCGTGCTGATGGTGCGCCTTGGGGTTTGGCGGGCCTGTGGCGCACATGGACCGACAGCGACAGCGGCGAGGTCTGGGACAGCTACACGATGCTGACGATCAATGCCGACGGACACCCTCTGATGGGACGCATGCACAAGCCCGATCCGAAGGTGGCGCCCGACAAGCAGGACAAGCGCTCGGTGATTCCCCTCGAGGCGTACGAGGTCGACCCCTGGCTGGATGGAACCGTGGACGAAGCCAGGAAGCTCTTGAAGTTGGCGCCGGTCGAAACCTTCGATGCGCAGCCGGTGCTGCCCGAAGGAACAGAGCCTGGGGCGCTGGGCCGCGAAATCGCAGCGGACTGA